In the Leptolyngbya sp. FACHB-261 genome, one interval contains:
- a CDS encoding 5-(carboxyamino)imidazole ribonucleotide synthase, whose protein sequence is MTLLDRFANNRPPVPEPGPELTPEPTAPAAPIGVIGGGQLAWMLNPAAQKLGLPLRVLASHAQDPAVQVVSESFIGDLSDPILIAQLAQDAQAVTFENEFVDLEQLRPLALPFYPSLDSLAPLLDKYTQRQHLQQHGLPVPRFHNLTSLDADLDKLNDLGWPLVLKARRQGYDGRGTEIVQNPEQLARVWQGWGQVPALVEQFVPFAAELAVMVSRSRSGEIAVHPVVETQQENQVCHRVIAPARVPAEIQQAVETIARDFVLSIDGVGIFGIELFWVPTWNAVLVNEVAPRPHNSGHFSIEACVTSQFEQHLRAVAGLPLGDPALQVPVAVMVNLLGYESAQHDYVTERQQLSQLPGAHVHWYGKSEARPGRKLGHVTLLGDDLDQVLALADRADLIWRRQA, encoded by the coding sequence TTGACTCTTTTAGACCGCTTCGCTAACAACCGGCCCCCTGTGCCAGAGCCAGGACCAGAGCTGACCCCAGAGCCGACTGCCCCTGCTGCACCCATCGGCGTCATTGGCGGTGGTCAATTGGCCTGGATGCTTAACCCCGCCGCCCAAAAACTCGGCCTGCCCCTGCGCGTCTTAGCTAGCCATGCCCAAGATCCCGCCGTGCAAGTCGTATCCGAAAGTTTCATTGGCGATCTCAGCGATCCAATCCTAATCGCTCAATTGGCCCAAGATGCGCAAGCCGTCACCTTCGAGAACGAATTCGTCGATCTAGAGCAGTTGCGGCCTCTGGCCCTGCCCTTCTATCCCAGCCTCGATAGTTTGGCTCCCCTGCTCGACAAGTACACGCAGCGCCAACACCTCCAGCAGCATGGCTTGCCCGTGCCTCGTTTTCATAACCTCACCAGCCTTGATGCAGACCTAGACAAACTCAATGACCTAGGCTGGCCCCTCGTACTCAAAGCCCGACGCCAGGGCTACGACGGACGCGGTACCGAAATTGTGCAGAACCCCGAGCAGCTAGCCAGGGTTTGGCAGGGTTGGGGTCAGGTTCCCGCCCTAGTCGAGCAGTTTGTGCCCTTCGCCGCCGAACTGGCAGTGATGGTTTCCCGCTCACGCAGCGGCGAAATCGCTGTGCATCCCGTAGTCGAAACCCAGCAAGAAAACCAAGTCTGCCACCGCGTCATCGCACCCGCCCGCGTACCTGCCGAGATTCAGCAAGCGGTCGAAACCATTGCCCGTGACTTTGTGCTCAGCATCGATGGCGTTGGTATCTTCGGCATCGAACTGTTCTGGGTGCCTACCTGGAACGCAGTCCTCGTCAATGAAGTCGCGCCCCGTCCCCACAACTCCGGTCACTTCTCAATCGAAGCCTGCGTCACCTCGCAATTCGAGCAACATCTGCGCGCCGTAGCCGGTTTGCCTCTGGGTGATCCGGCTCTCCAAGTGCCCGTCGCCGTCATGGTCAACCTGTTGGGCTACGAAAGCGCCCAGCACGACTACGTCACCGAGCGCCAACAGCTCAGCCAGCTCCCCGGTGCTCATGTGCACTGGTATGGCAAAAGCGAAGCCCGACCGGGACGCAAACTCGGTCATGTCACCCTACTTGGCGACGATTTAGACCAGGTGTTAGCGCTAGCAGACCGAGCAGATCTGATTTGGCGGAGGCAGGCATGA
- the purE gene encoding 5-(carboxyamino)imidazole ribonucleotide mutase, with the protein MSQAQVSIIMGSDSDLPTMQSAAQVCTDFDVPHEVAIISAHRTPDRMVEFARTAHERGIRVIVAGAGGAAHLPGMVAALTPLPVIGVPVATHHLGGLDSLYSIVQMPRGIPVATVAIGNAQNAGLLAVQILASHDPALLERVQQYRQALRDQVLGKQAQLETLGVEAYLHQKL; encoded by the coding sequence ATGAGTCAAGCACAGGTCAGCATCATCATGGGCAGCGATTCCGACCTGCCCACCATGCAATCAGCCGCTCAGGTCTGTACGGACTTCGACGTACCCCACGAAGTGGCGATCATCTCAGCCCATCGCACTCCCGATCGCATGGTGGAGTTTGCGCGGACGGCTCATGAGCGTGGCATTCGCGTGATTGTGGCCGGAGCTGGAGGCGCAGCGCACCTGCCGGGGATGGTTGCGGCACTGACGCCTCTGCCAGTGATTGGCGTGCCGGTTGCCACGCACCATCTGGGCGGACTGGATTCGCTGTACTCGATTGTGCAGATGCCGCGCGGCATTCCCGTAGCCACGGTTGCGATTGGCAATGCTCAGAATGCAGGTCTCTTAGCCGTGCAAATTCTCGCCAGCCATGACCCAGCCCTGCTGGAGCGCGTGCAGCAGTATCGCCAAGCCCTGCGCGATCAGGTTCTAGGTAAGCAAGCGCAACTGGAAACCCTAGGCGTTGAAGCCTACCTGCACCAGAAACTCTAG
- a CDS encoding DUF2997 domain-containing protein, producing the protein MSTYRQIEFIIRPNGAIEERVVNGEGSGCLDLTTGLEQDLGEVASQDQLPEFYDQVQAEELIQEQQQTA; encoded by the coding sequence ATGAGTACCTACCGGCAAATTGAGTTCATTATCCGACCGAACGGAGCCATTGAGGAGCGGGTGGTCAATGGTGAAGGGTCAGGTTGTCTGGACTTGACCACAGGTCTGGAGCAAGATCTGGGCGAAGTGGCGTCCCAGGACCAGCTGCCGGAGTTTTACGACCAGGTCCAAGCTGAGGAACTGATTCAGGAGCAGCAGCAGACTGCCTAG
- a CDS encoding AAA family ATPase: protein MSTARFCEELDLLIRSRHPLIYVVTVEEERTERAIQQVAAAHQPPRQVQLHDLVRGFEHNQQCKDSLLRALLLVEQAPAWTPTLFVFRDLHRMVGPLRSDPQVIRQLKHLYRSLRNSAKTIILLSPALELASELEEYLAVMEFPLLEPQEIRLLIRKRLGARAVQLTPSALDQLVKACSGLTCDRISHLLARSVTQDSALTDAVIDRVLAEKKQRIRRTEILEFFTPTETLDRIGGLDNLKTWVLQRRRAFSEEARRFGLPHPKGLLLAGIQGTGKSLCAKAIAHLFQLPLLRLDVGRLFDGSLVGRSESRTRQMIQLAEATAPCVLWIDELDKAFAGMSGAAGDSGTSARVFATLVTWMQERDSAVFLVATANNIDSLPPELLRKGRFDEIFFINLPSYAERRAIFRVHLERFRPDNLGKFEVDRLAELTPEYSGAEIEQAVVEGMYRAFHQGRDLTTEDIVQAIHETVPLSHTAREQINYLKEWAAQGRARSASTDVRKLAEFDLDSRSLPGL from the coding sequence GTGAGCACAGCTCGTTTTTGTGAAGAACTAGATCTCCTCATCCGCTCACGGCATCCCCTGATCTACGTGGTCACCGTGGAGGAAGAGCGTACAGAGCGAGCCATCCAGCAGGTTGCTGCCGCTCATCAGCCGCCCCGTCAGGTGCAGTTGCATGACTTAGTGCGAGGCTTCGAGCACAACCAGCAGTGCAAAGACAGCTTGCTACGGGCGTTGCTGCTGGTGGAGCAAGCCCCAGCTTGGACTCCGACTTTGTTTGTCTTCCGCGATTTGCACCGCATGGTGGGGCCGTTGCGCTCCGATCCTCAGGTGATTCGCCAGCTCAAGCATCTCTATCGCAGTTTGCGCAACAGCGCTAAAACTATCATCCTGCTGTCCCCAGCGCTGGAACTGGCCTCGGAGCTAGAAGAGTATCTAGCCGTGATGGAGTTCCCACTGCTGGAGCCGCAAGAAATCCGGCTGCTGATCCGCAAGCGTTTAGGTGCACGGGCGGTGCAACTGACGCCTTCTGCTCTGGATCAACTGGTCAAAGCCTGCTCTGGGCTCACTTGCGACCGCATTTCGCACCTGCTGGCCCGAAGCGTCACCCAGGATTCCGCGCTCACCGATGCCGTGATTGACCGAGTGCTGGCCGAGAAGAAGCAGCGCATTCGTCGCACTGAGATTCTAGAGTTCTTCACGCCCACGGAAACCCTGGACCGCATTGGCGGCTTAGACAACCTCAAGACCTGGGTGCTGCAACGGCGACGGGCCTTTAGCGAAGAGGCGCGCCGCTTTGGTCTGCCCCATCCTAAGGGCTTGCTGCTAGCGGGCATTCAGGGCACGGGCAAAAGTCTTTGTGCTAAGGCGATTGCCCATCTGTTTCAGTTGCCGCTGCTGCGGTTGGATGTGGGCCGTTTGTTCGATGGTTCGCTGGTGGGCCGTAGTGAATCGCGCACTCGCCAGATGATTCAGTTGGCAGAGGCGACCGCGCCTTGTGTGCTCTGGATCGATGAGTTAGACAAAGCCTTTGCTGGCATGAGTGGCGCGGCGGGCGACTCAGGCACCTCAGCGCGGGTTTTTGCCACCCTGGTAACTTGGATGCAGGAACGCGACAGCGCTGTGTTTCTGGTCGCCACCGCTAACAACATCGATTCGCTGCCACCGGAGCTGCTGCGCAAGGGACGCTTTGATGAGATTTTCTTTATCAATTTGCCCAGCTATGCTGAACGTAGAGCGATTTTTCGAGTCCATTTAGAGCGGTTTCGCCCAGATAACTTGGGTAAGTTTGAGGTGGATCGGTTGGCGGAGCTCACGCCCGAGTACAGTGGTGCAGAAATTGAGCAAGCAGTTGTGGAAGGGATGTATCGAGCCTTCCACCAGGGTCGCGATCTAACTACCGAGGACATCGTTCAGGCGATTCACGAGACAGTACCCCTGTCTCATACTGCTCGTGAGCAGATTAACTACCTCAAAGAGTGGGCAGCTCAAGGGCGCGCCCGCAGTGCCTCGACCGATGTCCGCAAGCTGGCGGAGTTTGACTTGGACTCCCGCTCGTTGCCCGGCCTCTAA
- a CDS encoding DUF1257 domain-containing protein translates to MSHFTRIRLQLKNRAALRLALADLDCAVEENALVRGYQGAQFRADLVAKREGCYDIGFIDRQGYFEAVADFWGLDLDWQQFQQQLQQRYAYHTIAQSAVEQGFNVETVQELEDGSLRVVVGAWQ, encoded by the coding sequence ATGTCTCACTTCACGCGTATCCGTCTTCAGCTCAAAAATCGCGCCGCTCTGCGCTTGGCCCTAGCTGATTTAGATTGTGCGGTTGAGGAAAATGCGCTTGTGCGCGGCTACCAAGGTGCCCAGTTCCGGGCTGATCTGGTTGCCAAGCGTGAGGGCTGCTACGACATTGGCTTTATTGACCGCCAGGGCTATTTTGAAGCGGTGGCGGACTTCTGGGGCCTGGATCTCGATTGGCAGCAGTTCCAGCAGCAGTTGCAGCAACGCTATGCCTACCACACCATTGCGCAGAGTGCTGTAGAGCAAGGCTTTAATGTAGAAACTGTGCAGGAGCTAGAAGACGGCAGCCTGCGGGTTGTAGTTGGCGCTTGGCAGTGA